One Lytechinus variegatus isolate NC3 chromosome 14, Lvar_3.0, whole genome shotgun sequence genomic region harbors:
- the LOC121427510 gene encoding centrosomal protein of 104 kDa-like isoform X2 produces the protein MPHKIPFSVIYASSTDEGFNCKELEIHNPLVKGWVGGRFCLYPQEIVLRMPDKTRIRKLQLLAHQFLIPTKIEFYVGSLPPDHITSLSGQRYKRLGYITLSDNAKTSFKARELKSVHVDAVGKYLRLVVYKNHVNKHNLYNQVGLVAVNIIGDELGNDNKNDVGGNRVNDVINQHMPPGSSFNEDDLGRTGEVDPVVLGAINKPDYISPMDDLAFDMYQDPEVANIIRKLDNRKNEAVIQEEFDLAKRLKQAVSDLQKVGERLGRYEVEKRRAIETEDYDLAKVKKIQMEEYRLQIYKQLELYDLLDISKPNTHQHPQKSTAPDEVSPRREPRRQEPTPRDHVTPPPNNQEHHKSPGVSPRDSGNFQPGSFMYNADDRPLPTLKNSPRHPPPDLPPVEEPETARTEDDTGGAAPGGGTLGGEQIGAMSENNMRELDAASEVVGRDKVMKIYSKSWALREEGFGDVRSQVEELEEGKDKEEVRAMLRAAIFLATKGLKDKVFTVFNNAVDLTRFLFTEFIPSHKKLGKGETSQGVDRILPELMARIGDTNAKLKTTAIDFIVEMASFPEVRPLHTIPTHCQTPFKNNTQAKMAVTRVEIVEKLIKELGVDKNSGMSTSSIMKFANRGLEHPAGIVRDASINLIFELYKLKGSEVMNHLPSSEQPSTMKNPLYVRIYDGFDKIDGKPTRAELKAQAKAAKDNEKKAKKAEIDELQNQLAELRAAAAKNAEKNNDKTPDKNVAKSVDKGSDKKAPSDDKNKLKAPQNKKIPPRAPSIADASEYGEDIDQQCIFCGEKDPKFKEEGLDLHYWKYCPMLTKCQNCKQVVEISTLTEHILTECEKRANFAQCPRCSETHSKADIDRYVSEKLCQPSKPGTARCPYCHLNIPEGEDSWKRHLMSKDGCKASKRRESYLKRGKATPSSVRESNKGSIKSKPGGKKEKEPKPRGGKTPRVK, from the exons ATGCCTCATAAGATTCCTTTTAGCGTGATCTATGCAAGCAGTACGGATGAGGGTTTCAACTGCAAAGAGCTGGAGATACACAACCCGCTGGTCAAGGGGTGGGTCGGGGGACGCTTCTGCCTCTACCCGCAGGAGATCGTGCTGCGGATGCCGGACAAGACCAGGATTAGAAAGCTACAACTCTTGGCCCATCAGTTCCTCATAC CAACTAAAATTGAGTTTTATGTTGGAAGCCTGCCTCCTGATCACATCACCAGTCTAAGTGGACAAAGATATAAACGATTAGG gtACATCACCCTGTCTGACAATGCCAAAACTAGCTTCAAAGCAAGAGAGCTAAAGTCGGTACACGTGGATGCCGTCGGAAAGTACCTTCGATTAGTAGTCTACAAGAACCATGTCAACAAGCATAATCTCTATAATCAG gtTGGTTTGGTTGCGGTCAACATCATCGGTGATGAGCTGGGAAATGACAATAAGAACGACGTGGGAGGGAATCGtgtgaatgacgtcatcaaccaaCACATGCCACCGGGCTCATCATTCAATGAAGATGATCTGGGGAGGACGGGGGAGGTGGATCCGGTGGTCCTCGGTGCTATCAACAA aCCAGACTACATATCTCCTATGGATGACTTGGCATTTGATATGTACCAAGATCCGGAAGTGGCCAATATCATCAGAAAACTAGACAACAGAAAGAACGAAGCTGTTATTC AGGAAGAGTTTGATCTTGCCAAGAGATTGAAGCAGGCAGTATCCGATCTTCAAAAG GTTGGAGAGCGTCTAGGACGCTATGAAGTTGAGAAGCGTCGAGCGATCGAGACCGAGGATTACGACctggcaaaggtaaaaaagaTACAGATGGAAGAATATCGATTACAAATCTACAAGCAGCTGGAACTCTACGATCTACTAGACATCAGTAAG CCCAATACCCACCAGCATCCTCAGAAGAGCACCGCTCCTGATGAGGTCTCCCCCAGGAGAGAGCCCAGGAGGCAGGAGCCAACCCCAAGGGATCATGTTACTCCACCTCCCAACAACCAGGAGCACCACAAGTCTCCAGGAGTTAGCCCTAGAGACTCCGGAAACTTCCAGCCAGGTTCTTTCATGTACAACGCTGATGACAGGCCACTACCTACACTCAAAAA TTCACCTCGTCATCCTCCCCCAGACCTGCCCCCTGTGGAGGAGCCGGAGACCGCTAGGACAGAGGATGACACGGGAGGAGCCGCTCCAGGGGGAGGGACCCTTGGTGGGGAACAGATTGGTGCTATGTCAGAGAACAACATGAGGGAGCTCGATGCTGCGTCGGAGGTGGTAGGACGGGATAAG GTGATGAAGATATATTCGAAGAGCTGGGCTCTGAGAGAGGAAGGATTTGGAGATGTCCGCTCTCAGGTAGAAGAGTTGGAAGAAGGCAAAGACAAAGAGGAGGTCCGTGCCATGCTACGAGCGGCCATCTTCCTGGCCACCAAGGGGCTCAAGGATAAAGTCTTCACG GTGTTCAACAATGCAGTGGATCTGACCCGGTTCCTCTTCACTGAGTTCATCCCATCTCATAAGAAACTTGGCAAAGGAGAAACATCTCAGGGAgttgataggatcttaccagAACTCATGGCAAGGATAGGTGACACG AATGCCAAGCTGAAGACAACCGCCATCGACTTCATCGTGGAGATGGCCAGCTTTCCGGAAGTGCGCCCTCTTCACACCATCCCCACCCATTGCCAAACGCCGTTCAAGAACAACACTCAAGCTAAGATGGCCGTCACGCGGGTGGAGATCGTTGAGAAGCTGATCAAAGAGTTAGGGGTTGATAAGAACAG TGGTATGTCGACATCCAGTATCATGAAATTTGCAAATCGTGGGTTAGAGCATCCAGCTGGTATCGTGAGAGATGCCTCCATCAACCTCATCTTCGAACTCTATAAACTCAAGGGGTCAGAGGTCATGAACCATCTTCCATCCTCCGAACAGCCCTCCACCATGAAGAACCCCCTCTATGTCAGGATATATGATGGTTTTGATAAGATTGATGGCAAACCTACCAGAGCTGAGCTTAAG GCTCAGGCGAAAGCTGCCAAGGACAACGAGAAGAAAGCTAAGAAAGCGGAGATCGACGAGCTCCAGAACCAGCTCGCTGAACTCCGAGCCGCAGCAGCAAAGAATGCCGAGAAGAACAACGATAAGACTCCAGATAAAAACGTGGCTAAGAGTGTGGACAAAGGCTCAGACAAGAAG GCTCCCTCCGATGACAAGAACAAATTGAAAG CCCCTCAGAACAAGAAGATCCCACCCAGAGCCCCAAGCATTGCTGATGCCTCGGAGTATGGTGAAGACATCGACCAGCAGTGCATCTTCTGTGGAGAGAAAGATCCTAAGTTCAAAGAGGAGGGTCTGGATCTCCATTACTGGAAGTACTGCCCTATGCTCACCAAGTGTCAAAATTGCAAACAG GTGGTTGAGATCTCGACATTGACTGAGCATATCTTGACAGAATGTGAGAAGAGAGCCAACTTTGCACAGTGCCCTCGTTGTTCAGAAACACATAGCAAGGCCGACATTGATCGATATGTATCAGAGAAACTCTGCCAGC CATCAAAACCAGGAACGGCAAGATGTCCATACTGTCATTTGAATATACCAGAAGGAGAGGACAGCTGGAAGAGACATCTAATGAGCAAAGATGGTTGTAAAGCCAGCAAGAGAAGGGAAAGCTACTTAAAAAGAG
- the LOC121427510 gene encoding centrosomal protein of 104 kDa-like isoform X1: protein MPHKIPFSVIYASSTDEGFNCKELEIHNPLVKGWVGGRFCLYPQEIVLRMPDKTRIRKLQLLAHQFLIPTKIEFYVGSLPPDHITSLSGQRYKRLGYITLSDNAKTSFKARELKSVHVDAVGKYLRLVVYKNHVNKHNLYNQVGLVAVNIIGDELGNDNKNDVGGNRVNDVINQHMPPGSSFNEDDLGRTGEVDPVVLGAINKPDYISPMDDLAFDMYQDPEVANIIRKLDNRKNEAVIQEEFDLAKRLKQAVSDLQKVGERLGRYEVEKRRAIETEDYDLAKVKKIQMEEYRLQIYKQLELYDLLDISKNLVWPLKDWSMQNNDPNTHQHPQKSTAPDEVSPRREPRRQEPTPRDHVTPPPNNQEHHKSPGVSPRDSGNFQPGSFMYNADDRPLPTLKNSPRHPPPDLPPVEEPETARTEDDTGGAAPGGGTLGGEQIGAMSENNMRELDAASEVVGRDKVMKIYSKSWALREEGFGDVRSQVEELEEGKDKEEVRAMLRAAIFLATKGLKDKVFTVFNNAVDLTRFLFTEFIPSHKKLGKGETSQGVDRILPELMARIGDTNAKLKTTAIDFIVEMASFPEVRPLHTIPTHCQTPFKNNTQAKMAVTRVEIVEKLIKELGVDKNSGMSTSSIMKFANRGLEHPAGIVRDASINLIFELYKLKGSEVMNHLPSSEQPSTMKNPLYVRIYDGFDKIDGKPTRAELKAQAKAAKDNEKKAKKAEIDELQNQLAELRAAAAKNAEKNNDKTPDKNVAKSVDKGSDKKAPSDDKNKLKAPQNKKIPPRAPSIADASEYGEDIDQQCIFCGEKDPKFKEEGLDLHYWKYCPMLTKCQNCKQVVEISTLTEHILTECEKRANFAQCPRCSETHSKADIDRYVSEKLCQPSKPGTARCPYCHLNIPEGEDSWKRHLMSKDGCKASKRRESYLKRGKATPSSVRESNKGSIKSKPGGKKEKEPKPRGGKTPRVK from the exons ATGCCTCATAAGATTCCTTTTAGCGTGATCTATGCAAGCAGTACGGATGAGGGTTTCAACTGCAAAGAGCTGGAGATACACAACCCGCTGGTCAAGGGGTGGGTCGGGGGACGCTTCTGCCTCTACCCGCAGGAGATCGTGCTGCGGATGCCGGACAAGACCAGGATTAGAAAGCTACAACTCTTGGCCCATCAGTTCCTCATAC CAACTAAAATTGAGTTTTATGTTGGAAGCCTGCCTCCTGATCACATCACCAGTCTAAGTGGACAAAGATATAAACGATTAGG gtACATCACCCTGTCTGACAATGCCAAAACTAGCTTCAAAGCAAGAGAGCTAAAGTCGGTACACGTGGATGCCGTCGGAAAGTACCTTCGATTAGTAGTCTACAAGAACCATGTCAACAAGCATAATCTCTATAATCAG gtTGGTTTGGTTGCGGTCAACATCATCGGTGATGAGCTGGGAAATGACAATAAGAACGACGTGGGAGGGAATCGtgtgaatgacgtcatcaaccaaCACATGCCACCGGGCTCATCATTCAATGAAGATGATCTGGGGAGGACGGGGGAGGTGGATCCGGTGGTCCTCGGTGCTATCAACAA aCCAGACTACATATCTCCTATGGATGACTTGGCATTTGATATGTACCAAGATCCGGAAGTGGCCAATATCATCAGAAAACTAGACAACAGAAAGAACGAAGCTGTTATTC AGGAAGAGTTTGATCTTGCCAAGAGATTGAAGCAGGCAGTATCCGATCTTCAAAAG GTTGGAGAGCGTCTAGGACGCTATGAAGTTGAGAAGCGTCGAGCGATCGAGACCGAGGATTACGACctggcaaaggtaaaaaagaTACAGATGGAAGAATATCGATTACAAATCTACAAGCAGCTGGAACTCTACGATCTACTAGACATCAGTAAG AATCTTGTATGGCCACTTAAAGATTGGTCCATGCAAAACAATGAT CCCAATACCCACCAGCATCCTCAGAAGAGCACCGCTCCTGATGAGGTCTCCCCCAGGAGAGAGCCCAGGAGGCAGGAGCCAACCCCAAGGGATCATGTTACTCCACCTCCCAACAACCAGGAGCACCACAAGTCTCCAGGAGTTAGCCCTAGAGACTCCGGAAACTTCCAGCCAGGTTCTTTCATGTACAACGCTGATGACAGGCCACTACCTACACTCAAAAA TTCACCTCGTCATCCTCCCCCAGACCTGCCCCCTGTGGAGGAGCCGGAGACCGCTAGGACAGAGGATGACACGGGAGGAGCCGCTCCAGGGGGAGGGACCCTTGGTGGGGAACAGATTGGTGCTATGTCAGAGAACAACATGAGGGAGCTCGATGCTGCGTCGGAGGTGGTAGGACGGGATAAG GTGATGAAGATATATTCGAAGAGCTGGGCTCTGAGAGAGGAAGGATTTGGAGATGTCCGCTCTCAGGTAGAAGAGTTGGAAGAAGGCAAAGACAAAGAGGAGGTCCGTGCCATGCTACGAGCGGCCATCTTCCTGGCCACCAAGGGGCTCAAGGATAAAGTCTTCACG GTGTTCAACAATGCAGTGGATCTGACCCGGTTCCTCTTCACTGAGTTCATCCCATCTCATAAGAAACTTGGCAAAGGAGAAACATCTCAGGGAgttgataggatcttaccagAACTCATGGCAAGGATAGGTGACACG AATGCCAAGCTGAAGACAACCGCCATCGACTTCATCGTGGAGATGGCCAGCTTTCCGGAAGTGCGCCCTCTTCACACCATCCCCACCCATTGCCAAACGCCGTTCAAGAACAACACTCAAGCTAAGATGGCCGTCACGCGGGTGGAGATCGTTGAGAAGCTGATCAAAGAGTTAGGGGTTGATAAGAACAG TGGTATGTCGACATCCAGTATCATGAAATTTGCAAATCGTGGGTTAGAGCATCCAGCTGGTATCGTGAGAGATGCCTCCATCAACCTCATCTTCGAACTCTATAAACTCAAGGGGTCAGAGGTCATGAACCATCTTCCATCCTCCGAACAGCCCTCCACCATGAAGAACCCCCTCTATGTCAGGATATATGATGGTTTTGATAAGATTGATGGCAAACCTACCAGAGCTGAGCTTAAG GCTCAGGCGAAAGCTGCCAAGGACAACGAGAAGAAAGCTAAGAAAGCGGAGATCGACGAGCTCCAGAACCAGCTCGCTGAACTCCGAGCCGCAGCAGCAAAGAATGCCGAGAAGAACAACGATAAGACTCCAGATAAAAACGTGGCTAAGAGTGTGGACAAAGGCTCAGACAAGAAG GCTCCCTCCGATGACAAGAACAAATTGAAAG CCCCTCAGAACAAGAAGATCCCACCCAGAGCCCCAAGCATTGCTGATGCCTCGGAGTATGGTGAAGACATCGACCAGCAGTGCATCTTCTGTGGAGAGAAAGATCCTAAGTTCAAAGAGGAGGGTCTGGATCTCCATTACTGGAAGTACTGCCCTATGCTCACCAAGTGTCAAAATTGCAAACAG GTGGTTGAGATCTCGACATTGACTGAGCATATCTTGACAGAATGTGAGAAGAGAGCCAACTTTGCACAGTGCCCTCGTTGTTCAGAAACACATAGCAAGGCCGACATTGATCGATATGTATCAGAGAAACTCTGCCAGC CATCAAAACCAGGAACGGCAAGATGTCCATACTGTCATTTGAATATACCAGAAGGAGAGGACAGCTGGAAGAGACATCTAATGAGCAAAGATGGTTGTAAAGCCAGCAAGAGAAGGGAAAGCTACTTAAAAAGAG